The following is a genomic window from Dehalogenimonas sp. 4OHTPN.
CTTAAAGAAGGCGCCGCAACGGTTTCGGCCGCCGAGGAGAAGGCGTAGATATGAAGATTGATGAGATAAGGGCTTTTTCGGCCGAAGAGATCAGAAAGCAGCTTGCCGCAGCCAACCGCGAGTTCATGGAACTGCGCTTCAAGCTGGCAACGAAGCAACTGGTCAACCACCGGCAGATACCGGCAGTCAAAAAGAAAGCGGCCCGTTTGCAGACGGTTCTGCGCGAACGAACCCTGGGCATAAGGTAGGTTATATGGAAAACGTGAAATCTTTAAAAACGATGATCGGGCGTGTGGTGTCCGACAAACCCAGCAAGACGGTGGTGGTGGCGGTGGAAAGCCGGCGCGAACACCCCATCTATAAAAAGTCTTACAAGGTGGTTAAGAAATATCAGGTTCACGATGAAAACGGCGCCGCCCATTACGGCGATATGGTTGAAATGATTCCCACCCGGCCGTTATCGCGCACCAAGAATTTCCGCCTGCTTCGGGTCGTTACCAAGGGCGAGGTAGCCGAGTCTGCCGAACTCAAGGAGATCACGTAAATGATACAGGCTTATACCCGTCTCAAGGTGGCTGATAATACCGGCGCCAAATCCATCATGTGCGTCAATGTTCTGGGCGGCAGCCGCAAATTGCGAGGGCGCATTGGCGACGTCATCGTGGCGTCTGTCAAGCGCGCCGCGCCGGACTCAGCGGTTAAAGAGGGCAGCGTGGTTAAGGCGGTGATCGTTCGGCAGGTTTCACCGCTGCGCCGGGCTGACGGCTCATACATCAAATTTGATGAAAATGCCGCTGTCCTGCTGAATGATAAGAATGAACCCCGGGGCACGCGAATTTTCGGTCCGGTGGCGCGCGAACTGCGCGATAAAAAATTCCTGAAAATCCTGTCGCTGGCTCCTGAGGTTCTTTAGAGGCTGAGATGAAGATAAAGAAAGACGACAATGTGCTGGTTATCTCCGGCAAGGACCGGGGTAAAAGCGGCAAGGTAAGAATGGTCTACACCGCCAGCGCCCGGGTGCTGGTTGACGGCGTCAATATGACCAAAAAGCATTCCAAGGCGCGCGGCGCGGTGCGCCAGGCCGGGATTATCGAACGAGAGTCGCCGGTCCATGCCAGCAATGTGATGCTGCTCTGCGCCAAATGCGGCAAGCCCGCCCGATTAGGCAGCAAGGCGTTAGCTGACGGCAAACGGGTACGCGTCTGTAAATCATGCGGCGAGGTAATCGACTAGATGGGCGGACTCAAAGAAAAATACGTCAAAGAAGCGGTGCCCCGGCTCAAGGAGGCCTACGGCTACGCCAACGTCATGGAGATACCCCGCCTGACTAAAGTGGTATTAAACGTCGGAGTGGGCAAAGAGGCCTCAAGCAATCCTAAAGCAGTGGAAACCGCTCAGGCTGATCTGGCGACTATCGCCGGGCAGCATCCGGTGGTCACCCGCAGCAAACACTCCATCGCCAACTTCAAACTCAGGGCCGGGATGCCTGTCGGGCTCAAGGTTACGCTTAGAGGCCAGAGAATGTATAACTTCCTCGACAAGCTGATCAGCGTCGTCCTGCCCCGGCTCCGCGATTTTCAGGGCGTACCGTCTGACGCTTTCGACGGGCGCGGTTCTTATGCTTTGGGTCTAAAAGAGCAAACAGTTTTCCCGGAGATTGATTTTTCCAAGGTCGACAAAATGCGCGGACTCGAGATTTGCATCGTGACCAGCGCTAAAACTGACGCTGAGAGCCGGACCCTGTTAGAAGGTATCGGCATGCCGTTTGCCAAGGAGTAGCGAGGAATTATGGCTAAGACATCCAAGATCGTCAAATCAAAACGCACGCCGAAATTCGCGGTGCAACAGCACAACCGCTGCCTGAAATGCGGGCGGCCGCGCGGTTATATCCGGCAGTTCGGCCTTTGCCGCATTTGCTTCAGGGAGCTTGCCCTTCAGGGGCAGATCCCCGGAGTCAGGAAATCGAGCTGGTAAATGATAGAGAGTAGTGTACTAACACCAGGGGGCTGCAATGACTGATCCGATTTCTGATATGCTCACCCGAATCCGCAATGCCGCGATGGCTGGGCACGAGACCACGCTGGTACCGGCTTCGCGAATCAAGCAGAATATTGCCAAGCTGCTCAAACAGGAAGGCTTTATTTCCGGGTTTGAACTTACCGGCGCCAAGCCGCAGCGGCAAATAAAGGTGACGCTGCGCTACGACGAAAAGGGAGCGCCGGCGGTTACTGGCCTCGAGCGAGTCTCCAAACCAGGCCTGCGAGTGTATGTCGAGAGGGGAGAAATACCCCGGGTATACGGCGGTCTGGGCGTAGCGGTGCTCTCAACTTCCCGCGGCGTGATGACCGGCTATCAGGCATGGAAGTCCGGTGTCGGCGGAGAGCTGCTTCTCAAAGTTTGGTAATCTAGAGGGATATTAAAATGTCACGTATCGGCAAATTACCGGTGGTTGTCCCCAAAGGGGTTAAAGTAACGATAGAAGGCAGCAAAGTGACCGTTACCGGTCCCAAAGGCGAGTTATATCGTGAGTTCTCCCCGGATATGGATATATCTTTTGAAAACGACAAAATAATGGTGCGGCGGCCGTCCGATGCCCAGAACCACCGCTCACTTCACGGTTTATCGCGCACTCTGTTAGTTAATATGATTGACGGAGTAAGCAAGGGCTTCGAAAAAGGGCTAGAAATCGTCGGCGTGGGTTTCAGGGCTGAGAAAGCCGGCGACAATTTAGTGTTGAGGGTGGGTTACTCACATCCAGTCGAGTTCAAGCCCAAGGATGGGATCAGCTTCGCTCTCGAAACGCCGACTAAATTGAAAGTCCTGGGGATAAACAAAGAGCAGGTCGGGCAGGTAGCCGCCGAAATTCGTTCGGTGAGGAAGCCGGACTCCTACAAGGGCAAGGGTATCCGGTACGCTGGCGAGAAGATCAAACTCAAGCCGGGCAAAGCGGTCGGAAAGGCGGCTAAGTAATGGCTAAAATGACATCACAGGCGGCGCGGAAGCAGCGCCACGAACGGTTGCGCAAGACCCTGAGCGGGACGCCTGAACGCCCTCGTCTCTGCGTATTCAGGTCTCTGACGCACATCTATGCTCAGGTTATCGACGACCGGCGCGGCGCCACCCTGGCCCAGGCATCGACGCTAGACGCGGAGATCAAAGCACCTGCCGCGGACCATGAGAAGATGGCCCAGGCCGAACTTGTGGGGAAAA
Proteins encoded in this region:
- the rpmC gene encoding 50S ribosomal protein L29; its protein translation is MKIDEIRAFSAEEIRKQLAAANREFMELRFKLATKQLVNHRQIPAVKKKAARLQTVLRERTLGIR
- the rpsQ gene encoding 30S ribosomal protein S17; translated protein: MENVKSLKTMIGRVVSDKPSKTVVVAVESRREHPIYKKSYKVVKKYQVHDENGAAHYGDMVEMIPTRPLSRTKNFRLLRVVTKGEVAESAELKEIT
- the rplN gene encoding 50S ribosomal protein L14, encoding MIQAYTRLKVADNTGAKSIMCVNVLGGSRKLRGRIGDVIVASVKRAAPDSAVKEGSVVKAVIVRQVSPLRRADGSYIKFDENAAVLLNDKNEPRGTRIFGPVARELRDKKFLKILSLAPEVL
- the rplX gene encoding 50S ribosomal protein L24, whose amino-acid sequence is MKIKKDDNVLVISGKDRGKSGKVRMVYTASARVLVDGVNMTKKHSKARGAVRQAGIIERESPVHASNVMLLCAKCGKPARLGSKALADGKRVRVCKSCGEVID
- the rplE gene encoding 50S ribosomal protein L5 gives rise to the protein MGGLKEKYVKEAVPRLKEAYGYANVMEIPRLTKVVLNVGVGKEASSNPKAVETAQADLATIAGQHPVVTRSKHSIANFKLRAGMPVGLKVTLRGQRMYNFLDKLISVVLPRLRDFQGVPSDAFDGRGSYALGLKEQTVFPEIDFSKVDKMRGLEICIVTSAKTDAESRTLLEGIGMPFAKE
- a CDS encoding type Z 30S ribosomal protein S14, yielding MAKTSKIVKSKRTPKFAVQQHNRCLKCGRPRGYIRQFGLCRICFRELALQGQIPGVRKSSW
- the rpsH gene encoding 30S ribosomal protein S8 → MTDPISDMLTRIRNAAMAGHETTLVPASRIKQNIAKLLKQEGFISGFELTGAKPQRQIKVTLRYDEKGAPAVTGLERVSKPGLRVYVERGEIPRVYGGLGVAVLSTSRGVMTGYQAWKSGVGGELLLKVW
- the rplF gene encoding 50S ribosomal protein L6, with the protein product MSRIGKLPVVVPKGVKVTIEGSKVTVTGPKGELYREFSPDMDISFENDKIMVRRPSDAQNHRSLHGLSRTLLVNMIDGVSKGFEKGLEIVGVGFRAEKAGDNLVLRVGYSHPVEFKPKDGISFALETPTKLKVLGINKEQVGQVAAEIRSVRKPDSYKGKGIRYAGEKIKLKPGKAVGKAAK
- the rplR gene encoding 50S ribosomal protein L18 — encoded protein: MAKMTSQAARKQRHERLRKTLSGTPERPRLCVFRSLTHIYAQVIDDRRGATLAQASTLDAEIKAPAADHEKMAQAELVGKTIARRAQDAGIKEVVFDRGGYKYHGRVKALADAARAAGLSF